The stretch of DNA AATAATTGTAGATGTTAAGGAACTAACGGCTCCCGCAGATGCATGTCTAAAGATCCTTCTTAATGCTCAAAATGTGTGGGTTAAAAATTATCTTGAGTCGCCAGAGAGTCAGGAATCATTATTATTCCTTCACTTCTTGCAACTTGATCTTTATCGCCAGTTAATTCGAGCTGCGATGTTTGATTGTGATGAATTTTCTGTGGCAGATGAATATCCTGCTGGTTCTATTGGGCAACAGCTTTTGGGGCCCATAGCTATTTTGGGCGGAAATATTGCTAAGTTATGCGAAGATTTTGAGTCAGATTCAGCTTCATTTGAGACAAACTTTCAATCCATTTTTGGCTCGGTGATCGTAAATGACTGAGGCTGAACACAGGAGAAGCTATCCGCGGGCTTCTTTGTTACAAGCAACTGCGCGGTTGGCCGAATTAAGTGGTATGAACATCGACGAAGCCTCAAAAGTAGCCAGTAATAATTTTGAGGGAATGCGGTTTCATCACACTCCAGAACAAATTGTTTCTGAAGAAGATTTGATGAGTCTTCGTCTAAAGACATTAGAGCTCGCTACAAAATTCGGATTTCCTACAACGCGGACAAGGCTTGACGGTCAAAGCGCAAATCAATTTGATATCGAGCTTGCTAGCTTGCTTTACAACGAAATGGAAATAATTCCTGCTGAAGCTGCAGACGATGAAGTCTGGTGGTTCATTACATTGTTCCTTCTTCCCGATGTAGCTTTGTGGAGATTCCCTCTTGCGAATGAAGTGTCAGCTGAAAGTCCAGCGACGTGGCATGTTCGTTTTATGGACCGACGAAGGGGTTTCTTTAGACAGGCCTGGTGGAGGTATTTCTTGCTTGGTAAGGAGGTTTGTGAAGTCTTCAATGAGGATGAATTCTTGAATCTTGTAGACAGAGTGGCACTGTCTGGTTATAAGCCGCTTGCAGAAGCATTAAGTTTCGAATTTATTTGCCGCCTCAAAACCTCAAATTATGTCAGCGGTGAGAGAAGAAGCGTTTTCCGTCAATCAATGATTCTGGCTCGAAGAGCACTTGGCCATGAAGCTGTGTATGCGATGGATACAGAACGAATGTCAATATTTGCATCAACTATTTTTGACAAATCTGAGAAATTGGTTCGTCAGGCGGCAATTGGTGATGAATCTATTGATGAGGCATTTCTAGAATCAGAGTTTAGTGAGGGAAGTTTAAACAAATTCTTAACCGAGCTGGGAACTATTGCACAAGTTCTTATGCCTTATATAACACGACCTAATCTCTCTGATCAATTTATATTTGAACTCCGAGAAATGCTGCCTGTATATGCAAGGTTGCACCCTGGAAATGAGCAGGTTGCAAAAATAAGCCAAGATTTAGAGCACTTACTGGCAGGAATTCAAGGCCTAAATCGCGAGGATCAATTGATTGTTTATGCCGCAACGGCATATTTCTTACTAGCAGAAGATGCAATACCTGATGCTTCAAAAGGCGGTTTTGATGATGATGAAAAGGTTCTTGATTTGGCCTTCAAATGCTTACAACGATCACGGCCATCCAGCGTAAAATAATTTTTTTATGCCGCAAGCTCAAAATCTCTAGAAGAAAACAAACCTACCTCCGAGCAAGCAGACTGAAGTATGGCGCTTGCGAACACTGCACGAGCAAAGATCTTTACCTTAACTCCTAATTTCTGGAGCGCTTCTGCTACATCGGCAAATATGTGGTCCCCTGATGCGATGACAACTTTGTCGTAACGCTTTTCAACGTTCTCTTCGTAGGCAATCTCAAGAAGTGCACGGTCTGCACCGTCGTGTCCAGGGAGCCAGACGGTGCGGGCTCCTGGCCAGCCGAATGCTGCCTCGAGTAGGTTCTGGGAGTAACTTACAGCAATAACAATGTGGGCATTCGTTGGGACATTGTTTGCTTCTAAATAAAAGGTGCGAAAGCGAGCGATATCTGCAGCTTTGACTTGGCCTGTGCCGAGTTCGTTCTCAATGTCGATGAGGTGTAGTTCGCGGTTAACGGTGTTTATGTGATGAATTTTCATGTGGATTCCCCTCCGATTGTTGTTGTGACATCAACTTACGGATACCCACTGACATTCTCGTGTCCAGTTAAGAAACTATTCCCATGTGTTTAAACCAGCAATCCATGTAGCAGGTTTGATCCTCAATCATTTTCTCGGGGAAAGTATTTTTCTAACAAAAAATTTACACTTCACCATTCTGCGTGAAGAAAACCAAGCGGCTTCAGTAACGGCATGCCGAACCAAATTTAAGTTCTGGGGAACTGCCAACAGAGGTATTTCATAAAACCACTTTTCCGGCTCAAAATCGAGGTGAGTTTGAGTTACCCAAACTCCTTTTGGAACTCCAACGGACAAGTAGTGATCTTTGGGTAGCATCACCGGATTCGCATTTACTTCGATTAGTACGTCAAAGCCTTGTGGAATTCGTCTGAGGTATTGCTTTGGATGGAAAGCAAGTTCAATAACTTCATTTTGAGGAATTTGCTCAAGGCCCCACTCATCCCCAAACGCTTCTTTGAGGAGAGTGCGCGGAACATTCAACTGTGAGGAGAGTCTAACGAATGATTTACGCCACACTTGTTCTCCAATCACCAGAATGACCTTCGGTTATCTCAATTAGAGAAGTTAGAAGCTGATTAGCAGTAGTCACAAACTCCTGTTTGAGATAGAAGCATTCCGCATTCAGAACATGGATTTTGCTCAGTTGTTTGCGTAGTTTTTGTAGCGCCTGAATCGCGAATCTTGTTTTCGGGATGATGCACAACCCAAGTCCCCTTTATTCGCGTACTTTCCGAGCGTTCAACGTCTCCAAAAATGTCCGTTACCTCGGTTTCTGATTGAAAACCGTTTGTGTATCCGTAATGAATCTCTAGGGGAGCAAAGCTGTCTTCTCTAAAGTATTTGATGTAGGTATCTAGGACAGTGCATCCCAAGGCTGGTATTTCCTTTGATAATGGTTCAAGAAATTGCTGGTTTGTGAGAGGTATCTTTTTCAGCTGGAGCGCTTCAATAAAGGGAATCAATTTCTGGTTTTCATCACCAATCATTTGATAATCCTATGGTTTCCCTCTAATGAAGCTTGTTCAAGGTCTAAGAATTTTATTAATTGGTGACCCAGTGAGGAGCAAGAATCTCTTCTGTCAGAGCTAGTGACTCTTCTCCAGACCTGAATCTCACCAACCAGTTCGTCCACTGCTGGGCATTCAGCCGGACGTACTCTTTGTTGAGGTTGCCCCAGGTGGTGGTGATCATGCTGTTTCGCTGGCCACGCTTGTGGAACTTCCTCACCTGCGTGTTGAGCTCAATGAACTCTTCTGGGGTGAATCCTGCAGCTCTGAACTCAAGTGCAAGATCAATCCAACCCTTGCTATTGGTTATACCTGTTCGCTTAGCGTGCCTGTCATGCAGACCCATGACGGTTGCACCTAAGAACATGGGCGGGAACTGCAGCGTTGCTGCAGTCCAAGCTCTGCGTTCTGCTTCACCATAGTCACCCCAGGGGTCTTCTTCAGGTGTGGTGTTCTCTGGGGTGTTGCTGGCGAGGGTGCCTTTCTGGAGCAGCCATTCATAGGCAGTGACGCCAAGGTCGTCCCAGTATCGGGCAACAGCAACCCACTGCCTATTCATGACGATGCCATCTCTTTCAAGGAGCTGAGTGTTCTGGAGCTTGCCCATGACACTCAGTTCAGTGGGCGGGTTATCCAGCAGAGCGTTACTCCACTGAATGCGCTCACGAGGGGGGATGGGGCCCCAGAGTTCTTCTCGCAACAGGCGAAGCTCTCGGCTGATGGGTTCTTTCTCGTGCCAGGTGGTGCTGGGGATCTTTTCTGGTGCAGACATAGTCGCCTCCTTGGTGTTGTGGAGGCAGCGGTGACTGCACTCCATTGACTTATATGAGCGCGGATGCGCTCATATCTGTTCTTCCCCTAGGGCACCCCACTCAATGGTTGGGGGTTGCCGGATAGCTAGCTAGGTACTTGGCGCTATCGCTCTGGAACGTTGGTGTTGAGTATGACACAGGGTTCGGACATTTGTCATTTGGGGCAGATTTTTCTTGAAAAGAAGTAGCAAATATCGAGATTTTGTACTTTTGCCCCACGTGAGCAGGAGGGGAAAACACCTAAACTTTTTGGTATGTGGCTTCGTGGACTTAAACAATTAAGCGCTGTGGGGGCAGCACTATTCTCAACTGTTTTTCTCGTGATTCTGGGCACTGGCGTTCCAGCCGTGGCGGCGCCGGCGAACCAGATGCAGCTCGAGTTTCGGACCAACATGATGTTCGAAAACATCAATATTTATCTCAGTGGTGAACTCACGAACGTTGTTATCAACTGGGGAGATTTAGATTCTGATCCAAACACCCCCAACGTTACGCAGACCGTGCCCAACCAAGGACCAGGCTCCGGAGAGGTGACACTCACTCAAGCACCTGACTTTGACGGTGTTTATGTTGTTTCCATCACAGCAACAAAGTTGGAACGTTTTGGTAAATGCCTTAGTGGTTCCGATACAAACCTGACCAAAGTATTGAGCTGGGGAGACTTCGGCATGACGAGCTTGCGCTGTGGTTTTGACCACCGCAGTGAACTCAGACAAGTTCCGGCTACTCTTCCAGCCACGGTGACTGATCTCAGTAATGCATTTTCTTATGCAAATGCTTTCAACCAAGACATCAGCGGATGGAACACCAGCAACGTCACCAACATGTCAAAGATGTTTGAGTCTGCAGTGAGCTTCAATCAATCACTTGCTAACTGGAATATTTCAAACGTTACGAATATGACCGACATCTTCAAAAAGGTGGTGTCCTATTCAATGTCGAATGAAAACTACTCCAGCACACTCGTGGGCTGGGCTGCGCAGACCGTGCAACCTAACCTCAACCTTGGTCCAGTAACAATGCAAGCTGTGACGTGTGACGCAGTGAATGCCCGAGCCACATTATTAGCAAGTCCGAACAACTGGACTATTTCAGATGTTGCGCCCACTATTTCGTGTCCGACAAATAACAATCAGAACAACAACCAAAACAACTCAAGTTCTTCAAGCGTTGCGGCAAATGAACTTGCTCAAACAGGTTCTTCGGTAAACGGATACTCCGAGTTCGCATGGCTCCTGGTTATCGTGGGCACACTCGTCCTGGTATCACCAAGGGTGCTCAAGAAATTCAATCAGTAGAGGTGCTTCAACACCCCGGCACCTGATCCCGGTCAGCAATAGCTCTCTGCAGTGCTTCACGTGCTCGGGTGAGCTCTGACTGGTTGTCAGCTATGCGTTGGCGTTCGAACGCTATCTCTTCATTCGAGTCCACGCGCCATACATAGGGAGTTCCATCGGGATTCCATTGGAATACTTCAATGGGTCTATAGGGAGCAGCTAAGAGTTCTTCTAAGTGAGCAGTGTTACTGGCTATCCAGCCTTCTACGGTGCTCACATAGCTTTGTGCTTGATCAACAGCAACTTGCTTAGTGGTACGAATGTTGCTGTAGTAGGTCTGTTCTGCCGGGGTATAGGGGCAGGGTTCAGCTGTGGTTATGAATCCCGTGCTGGGGTTAGTTCCTGCTTGGGCATCTGGTGTGCTGCTTGAGGTCCCTGGTGTTGTTTCTGAATCAGAACTGCCGTTGGCAGTGCTGGATTGTGGATCCAGCACTGTGGTCAGGTCCTGGGTCTCGCTCGTGGCTTCGTTGTTACTTGAGGTGCTGGTTGTGGTGGTGGGGCCATCGGTGTTGTTCAGAGCAATAGCTCCGCTGACCCCACCACCGGCCAGCACGATTGCTGCGATGAACAGTCCATATACCTCGGCGCGCGATGCGCGCCCTCCTGTGAACTTCTTGGTGTGTGTTTTCATGTTTCCCTCCTGGTTTGACTGTAGGAGGGGGTACGGACATTCCACCACAAGGAGATGCCGAGCACCTTATCCACATCGTGGGATTTAGGTCATTTCCTTACGCCACTGTCTTCCTACAGTGGCGCGCATGGTATTCGAATCCTTTGCGCATGTTCCTGTTACGGAGGAACTCCTTCGGCACGTGTGGGAAGGTGAGCCGAATGGCCGCCAAGGCGGCCATCGCTCTGGTTTGGGACGTGAAGGGAAAACCGAATTTCCGGAGGATTGGACTCCTGAAGTTGTTCGACTGGGTATCGAGTTGACTTTGGCTCAGCCGCAGTGGCTGAAGAGAGCAGAACACAAGATCACAATAGTTTGACAGGTTGCACAGGTAATGATTGCTGTTGAGCTCAAATCCCAAGCAAAAGAACTTTACTTATTCACTGCTTATCCCATGAATGGCGTGGGTGTGTATAGAAATCAGAGAGGTATCAGAGTGTTGGTACCCCTCGAGTTACCGAAATGGGAGGCATAGGATGTTGTTCATGGATGAAAGCACACTGTTAGCACATGCCCTGAGGGACTTCCTCCGGCCGCAGTTGAGCAATGATGACATCCTGATGATGGATCTACCACTTCACGCAGGTGAATGGGTGTGCGCAATAGATTCTGGTCTCTGTCTTGCCAGCGAACACAAGATTGCTCTTCCGCCCATTTTCGGTGAGAAGATTCTTGGCATCGAGGGCTTGAGTGAAGCTGACATTGAGATGTTCACACTGGACTTAAGCACTATTCCTCGTTGGTATGAGCTCGCTTCTTAAACTCGCTTTTTTCCTAACACCCCGGTCGGGTCAGTAGTCATGACAGTGCGGTTGGTTCGTTCTCGAAAGAAAATGAAAATTCTGAATGCCTTTCCACTTTCGGGTGAGGGTGTTTATCAAAATCGTGATGGGTTGAGGGTTTCCCGCCCCCTCGATTTATCAGTATTGGAGGCATAAAATGAGCACTATGTTCGAGGAAACCTTTATTGCTCATGCACTTCGGGATTACTTGCGCCCTATTGCAGGTGAATCAGAAGTGAAGTGGATGGATCTGAGCCTCAGCGCTGGAGAGCCGGTCGATGCAATCTGTATGGGGCTCGGCATTGCCGAACATTTTTCTGTTTCTTTGCCTCCGCTGTTTGTAGAGAAGATTGAGGCCATTGAAGGCCTTCGAGAAATTGAAAGCCAATTCATTCAAGAAAAATTAGCTAACCTGCCTACCTGGTGGGAGTTAGCTTCTTAGTTTGAGGTTGAAATGTGGGCGGAGCGGAGGCTTCGCTCACACTTCTTTAACCGCTGTGTCACATTAAGCAACCATCCTCACCACAGCCCTCCCCAACCGAGGTTTGTCTACAGCCAAGCTCGTGAGGCGCCGAGAGTGAGCATTGTCTTTCTACAGTGGCGCGCATGGTTTTGAATCCTTTGCGCATGTTCCTGTTACGGAGGAACTCCTTCGGCACGTGTGGGAGGGGGAAGCTGATCCCACCAAAGGTGGGCATCGTTTTGGGTTAGGGCGAGAAGGAAAAAACTGAGTTTACTCAGGATTGGGATCTTGCCGTGGTGGAACAAGCCATACACGCACTATTGGAACATCCGCAGAGCATCCGCGTTAGAGGAAGCGAGCTCAGTTGCCTCAGAGTAGTGAGAGAAGTAATGGTCAAAGTTATTCTCAGATCAAACGCCCAAGGCCTATTTATTCACTCCGTTTATCCAGTTTGTGGTGAAGGTGTTGTCACAAACTGCTACGGCAAAGCTGTTTCGGTGCCTCTCGATTTATCAAAATTGGAGTTTTAGAATGTTGATTATGGACAACAGCGAATTCGTTGCACGGGCGTTGCGGGATTATTTGCGACCTCTCGTAACTGAGAACGAAGTCCAGCACTTGGACACTTCAATTCAATGTGGTGAAGCTGATGCTGCAATTTTCAGTGGAATTAGCATTGCTCGCCACTTTGGTATTGCGCTTCCTCCCATTTTTCGCGAGAAAATCATTGAATTAGGAGTCCTCCCCATGGGCATGGATGAGGCAATTCTTCAAGAGTTTGATGCTCTTCCTGCTTATTGGCAGGCCGCTTCCTAATCCCGCTCTTCGTGGTTCCACTCGGCATCAGGATCAAACCCTGAACCGTATTGGGTCTCTGGGTATCCGGTCATTGGTGAGTAGCCGCGGGGTCCGTTGTAGTAGTCCCCGTTGTTCATTCCATCAATGTCGTCTGATGCCGGTGGTGTGTATCTGGTTGGGGTTTGTGTGGGGGAGCTCAAGAGCTTCCCAATGCCTCGGATAAAGGCAATAAAGCCCCACCCAATAAGTCCCAGCCCCACAAGGAGTAGTACTCCTGCAATTGTTTCCATGTGTTCCTCCCTCAATGAGTAGCACTGTAGGACCAGCCACGGACAGTGTTGTGTTTCTACGTGGATTGGCAATGTCCGTGGCTGCTGTGATGCTCACTTTTGTGACGGGGAATCGGCACGGGGGGCTCTGCTGAAACTGCCGGGGGAACCGTCACCAGTGAGGGGTGGTCGCTGATCACCCCTCACTGATTGAAGGGCCCACCCTCCACAGGTGGCAGTGAGGTGGGATGTCCACATGTTGAGATTGGAGCGACTCCTGCAGTTGATGCGCTCCTTAATCTGGCG from Aurantimicrobium sp. MWH-Uga1 encodes:
- a CDS encoding EndoU domain-containing protein, with the translated sequence MVFESFAHVPVTEELLRHVWEGEPNGRQGGHRSGLGREGKTEFPEDWTPEVVRLGIELTLAQPQWLKRAEHKITIV
- a CDS encoding BspA family leucine-rich repeat surface protein, which encodes MWLRGLKQLSAVGAALFSTVFLVILGTGVPAVAAPANQMQLEFRTNMMFENINIYLSGELTNVVINWGDLDSDPNTPNVTQTVPNQGPGSGEVTLTQAPDFDGVYVVSITATKLERFGKCLSGSDTNLTKVLSWGDFGMTSLRCGFDHRSELRQVPATLPATVTDLSNAFSYANAFNQDISGWNTSNVTNMSKMFESAVSFNQSLANWNISNVTNMTDIFKKVVSYSMSNENYSSTLVGWAAQTVQPNLNLGPVTMQAVTCDAVNARATLLASPNNWTISDVAPTISCPTNNNQNNNQNNSSSSSVAANELAQTGSSVNGYSEFAWLLVIVGTLVLVSPRVLKKFNQ
- a CDS encoding NYN domain-containing protein, with amino-acid sequence MKIHHINTVNRELHLIDIENELGTGQVKAADIARFRTFYLEANNVPTNAHIVIAVSYSQNLLEAAFGWPGARTVWLPGHDGADRALLEIAYEENVEKRYDKVVIASGDHIFADVAEALQKLGVKVKIFARAVFASAILQSACSEVGLFSSRDFELAA